The following is a genomic window from Ficedula albicollis isolate OC2 unplaced genomic scaffold, FicAlb1.5 N09576, whole genome shotgun sequence.
GGCCACACCAACCAAGAGGACGCGGGGCTGGAGGTGCACCAGTTCTACCCGCTGGTGAAGGTGCAGTGTTCGGCCGAGCTCAAGTTCTTCCTGTGCTCCATGTACGCGCCGGTGTGCaccgtgctggagcaggcccTGCCGCCCTGCCGCTCCCTCTGCGAGCGGGCCCGCCAGGGCTGCGAGGCCCTCATGAACAAGTTCGGCTTCCAGTGGCCCGACACGCTGCGCTGCGAAAAGTTCCCGGTGCACGGGGCTGGCGAGCTCTGCGTGGGGCAGAACGCCTCGGAGCGCGGCACCCCC
Proteins encoded in this region:
- the LOC107604549 gene encoding frizzled-1-like, with the protein product WAAALPAGGQLPASQYNGERGISIPDHGYCQPISIPLCTDIAYNQTIMPNLLGHTNQEDAGLEVHQFYPLVKVQCSAELKFFLCSMYAPVCTVLEQALPPCRSLCERARQGCEALMNKFGFQWPDTLRCEKFPVHGAGELCVGQNASERGTPTPALRPESWTSNPHRGGA